AATGGGCTGAGCTGCTGCCCCTCCTTCCAGTGCTCGTGGCCTTGGAACTGGTTCTTTCCGCTGACAATGCGATTGCTTTAGCGGCTGTAGCTCGAAAGCAAAACGACCCCATTAAGGAAAAAAAAGCGCTGGACCTTGGAATTGCGATTGCTTTTTTTCTCAGGGTTGCTCTGATTTTATTGGCTCAGTGGGTGTTGGCTTTCAAGCCATTGCAACTCATTGCTGGTTTTTATTTGCTGTGGCTATTCCTATCCCATATCTGGGTCAAGCCATCAGGCTCTCAAGATCGGTCCGGGTCTTCAGAGCATCCACCATCAACCTCCTTCACGCGAACGATCGTTGCCTTGGCCCTAACGGATCTAGCTTTTTCTGTTGATAGTGTTGCTGCTGCTGTAGCGATTAGTGATCAACTTATTCTGGTGATTACTGGGGCTTTTATTGGTGTTGTTGCTTTACGATTTACCTCGGGATTGTTTATTCGTTGGCTTCAAATTTATACTCGCTTGGAAACAGCCGGATATCTTGCGGTCGCTTTGGTAGGAGTCAAACTTATTTTAACTCTGGCCTTGCCTGGCTTACAGCCACCCGAATGGTGGACCCTGTTAACTGTTGCTTTGCTCATGATTTGGGGCTTTTCCGAGCGCAAAGAGACGTTGGGACACGAAGTTTGATCCAATGCTTGTTGAAATGCGTCAGTCAGTCACTCAGATTCTGCTCGACCGCTTTGAGTTGAGTGATCCTCCAATGCCCGGCCAATGGTTTTTTCATCAACAAACCAGTTATCTTGTCATGCAAAGAAGGCATCGGTATAAGTTGCTTTCAGGTCATTATGAACTCTCTTCTATTGTTTTACTTGTTAAGCCACAAAAACAGCCTGCTGACGCACAATTTGTTGGTCATGGTTGGGTAATCGGAGATGCTGATTGCCGATTTAATGCCTTGACCCCTTTGCTTCGTTGTGCCGTTCTCCCTGATGGACCATGTGATCGTTGTGTTCACCGGGAAGAACGTCTATGACTTCTCTTAGATGGCATGCTGCCGTTCTCCTAAAGGGGCACGGTGTTGCTTCAGGTCAAGCTTCGGGCTCTGGTGCATCACGGAGGTCTCCCTATCCCAAGGGGACTATTGCGATGCAATCGCCCTTTTT
The Synechococcus sp. CC9311 DNA segment above includes these coding regions:
- a CDS encoding membrane protein — encoded protein: MDSAALSSLTPLLDGVDQWAELLPLLPVLVALELVLSADNAIALAAVARKQNDPIKEKKALDLGIAIAFFLRVALILLAQWVLAFKPLQLIAGFYLLWLFLSHIWVKPSGSQDRSGSSEHPPSTSFTRTIVALALTDLAFSVDSVAAAVAISDQLILVITGAFIGVVALRFTSGLFIRWLQIYTRLETAGYLAVALVGVKLILTLALPGLQPPEWWTLLTVALLMIWGFSERKETLGHEV
- a CDS encoding DUF6464 family protein; amino-acid sequence: MLVEMRQSVTQILLDRFELSDPPMPGQWFFHQQTSYLVMQRRHRYKLLSGHYELSSIVLLVKPQKQPADAQFVGHGWVIGDADCRFNALTPLLRCAVLPDGPCDRCVHREERL